A part of Aegilops tauschii subsp. strangulata cultivar AL8/78 chromosome 2, Aet v6.0, whole genome shotgun sequence genomic DNA contains:
- the LOC120974670 gene encoding uncharacterized protein — translation MANNGVKVTYIETQFVTSDAAGFKSLVQRLTGKSAEAGAEAAARPLHRPRPSRPAAEGRNAVAGARSHFMPAKAGAVGTAGNHVRAAKANAGAAQPCPDELYGLCDYSELFCAGERRHGGGYSDFLY, via the coding sequence ATGGCCAACAATGGCGTCAAGGTCACCTACATCGAGACGCAGTTCGTCACCTCCGACGCCGCGGGCTTCAAGTCCCTCGTGCAGCGCCTCACCGGCAAGTCCGCCGAGGCCGGAGCCGAAGCCGCGGCGCGTCCGCTCCACCGGCCGCGCCCCAGCCGCCCAGCCGCCGAGGGGAGGAACGCCGTCGCCGGAGCACGAAGCCATTTCATGCCCGCCAAAGCGGGCGCGGTCGGTACAGCCGGGAACCACGTGCGGGCTGCCAAAGCCAACGCCGGCGCCGCGCAGCCGTGTCCGGATGAGCTGTACGGGCTCTGCGATTACTCGGAGCTGTTCTGCGCGGGCGAACGGCGCCATGGCGGCGGTTACAGTGATTTCCTCTATTGA
- the LOC109748482 gene encoding pentatricopeptide repeat-containing protein At3g26782, mitochondrial-like, translating to METAREIFDLMTERSVPSWNSMIIGYGLHGQSEKALELFLEMERSGPRPNETTFVCVLSSCAHGGLVLEGWWCFDRMVRLYGIEPKAEHFGCMMDLLGRAGLLTGSENLIQNLQGKASPALWGAMVSASQMQNGSKLGEFVGKKLIEMKPAEVGPYVLLSNIYAAEGRWDDVEKVREAMKENGAEKDVGLSLVGGSSEPETRLGTEDGAVVMSMLGEMGAHMKKPPTEPHESKCREGREATRICCA from the coding sequence ATGGAGACCGCGAGGGAGATCTTCGACTTGATGACTGAAAGAAGCGTTCCGTCCTGGAACTCGATGATCATCGGCTACGGGCTGCACGGGCAGAGCGAGAAGGCGCTCGAACTGTTCCTGGAGATGGAGAGGAGCGGGCCTAGGCCGAACGAGACGACCTTTGTCTGCGTCCTGAGTTCCTGCGCCCATGGCGGCCTGGTGCTCGAGGGCTGGTGGTGCTTCGACAGGATGGTCAGGCTCTACGGCATCGAGCCCAAGGCCGAGCACTTCGGGTGCATGATGGACCTCCTCGGCCGTGCCGGGCTGCTCACAGGCTCGGAGAACCTCATCCAGAATTTACAAGGCAAGGCGTCCCCCGCGTTGTGGGGCGCCATGGTCTCGGCCTCTCAGATGCAGAATGGCTCCAAGCTCGGGGAGTTTGTCGGGAAGAAGCTGATCGAGATGAAGCCGGCGGAGGTCGGCCCGTACGTGCTCCTCTCGAACATCTACGCGGCGGAAGGGAGGTGGGACGACGTGGAGAAAGTGAGGGAGGCGATGAAGGAGAACGGCGCTGAGAAGGACGTGGGGCTGAGCCTTGTAGGGGGATCAAGTGAACCAGAGACCCGCCTTGGCACTGAAGATGGCGCGGTGGTGATGTCGATGCTGGGCGAGATGGGCGCGCACATGAAGAAGCCGCCGACTGAACCCCACGAGTCCAAGTGCAGGGAGGGAAGGGAGGCTACGAGGATCTGTTGTGCGTGA